A genomic segment from Leptospira ryugenii encodes:
- a CDS encoding ABC transporter permease, producing MISFQRLSAVIYKEWKILFGTSLGFTILLLFMFLENLFFFYGAGPSSFWDRRSSDITFFFQYTSYMLLIFIPTIGMRVWAEEREMGTIELIFTLPLATWEIVLGKYVAFLAFLFIALLSTVMVPITTFVFGRPDFGLILSGYFGIFLLGATNLSIVFFISLFFQTQIASMVFSFFLLFTLYFFGIQKFTDLIGIEQFSSLQSISLQRHVETFLLGILDVYDFYFFISVSGLFLFFTYWKLRERN from the coding sequence GTGATTTCTTTCCAAAGACTATCGGCTGTTATCTATAAAGAATGGAAAATCCTATTTGGGACTTCTTTGGGCTTTACGATTCTTTTGTTGTTTATGTTTCTCGAAAATCTTTTCTTTTTTTACGGAGCTGGTCCAAGTTCATTTTGGGATCGAAGAAGTTCTGATATTACATTTTTCTTTCAATATACCTCTTATATGTTACTAATCTTTATCCCTACTATTGGAATGAGAGTTTGGGCAGAAGAACGGGAGATGGGGACGATAGAATTAATTTTCACGCTTCCTCTAGCTACTTGGGAAATCGTATTAGGCAAATACGTTGCTTTTTTAGCATTTCTATTTATAGCGCTTCTCAGTACAGTAATGGTTCCAATCACAACCTTTGTTTTTGGGAGACCTGATTTTGGATTAATCCTATCTGGCTATTTTGGAATTTTTTTGTTAGGTGCCACAAATCTTTCGATTGTGTTTTTTATTTCTTTGTTCTTTCAAACACAAATCGCTTCTATGGTATTTTCATTTTTTCTGTTGTTTACTCTATACTTCTTTGGGATTCAAAAGTTTACGGATCTGATTGGAATTGAACAATTTTCAAGCTTACAATCCATTTCTCTTCAAAGGCATGTGGAAACTTTTTTATTGGGTATATTAGATGTTTATGATTTTTATTTTTTCATTTCGGTTTCAGGTCTTTTTTTATTTTTTACATATTGGAAACTGAGGGAACGAAATTGA
- a CDS encoding ABC transporter ATP-binding protein yields the protein MSHQVCWKFGPQSFFRKPFFVVGFSFPYLGIEAVRAVGLGKQFFGKWGVSGLDFHLKPGRLTALLGPNGAGKTTSMRLLAGFFRANQGYMEVEGKVYQTLPKGIREKIAYLPENGPVYRDLSVQESLWFFAKAKGIPSQQINRALTRMMEELDLGDVRNKLVATLSKGFRQRLALASTLLGDPDYLFLDEPSYGLDPIQIGQVHKIIKNLSKDKTVLISTHSLSEVEEICDDVIILSEGRMLANNSVEELKRKDKVFIQTNQDYDTFLHLLKSAGFSELKLISKSADSFFRYEVSLNDKKIEELYLLCSENKILVRELQESEESLKKIFKEITNK from the coding sequence ATGTCTCATCAAGTATGTTGGAAATTTGGCCCCCAGTCCTTTTTCCGCAAGCCATTTTTTGTGGTTGGCTTTTCTTTCCCATACCTCGGAATCGAAGCTGTGCGCGCCGTTGGACTCGGAAAACAGTTTTTTGGAAAATGGGGAGTCTCCGGGCTCGATTTCCATCTCAAACCGGGGCGTTTAACGGCACTGCTTGGCCCAAATGGGGCCGGAAAGACAACTTCTATGCGACTTTTGGCAGGATTTTTCCGCGCAAACCAAGGCTATATGGAAGTGGAGGGAAAAGTCTACCAGACTTTACCGAAAGGCATCCGCGAAAAAATTGCCTACCTTCCTGAAAACGGACCAGTTTACCGAGATCTATCCGTACAAGAGTCATTGTGGTTCTTTGCGAAGGCAAAAGGCATTCCAAGCCAGCAGATCAATCGAGCATTAACTAGGATGATGGAAGAACTCGACTTAGGGGATGTTCGGAACAAATTGGTCGCCACACTTTCGAAAGGATTCCGCCAACGATTGGCTTTGGCTTCCACCTTATTAGGCGATCCGGACTACTTGTTCTTGGATGAACCAAGTTATGGACTCGATCCCATCCAAATCGGACAAGTACACAAAATCATCAAGAATTTGAGTAAAGATAAAACAGTTTTGATTTCAACGCATAGCTTGAGCGAGGTGGAGGAAATTTGTGATGATGTGATTATCCTCTCAGAAGGTAGAATGCTGGCAAATAACTCAGTAGAAGAATTGAAGAGAAAGGACAAAGTGTTCATTCAAACCAACCAAGACTATGATACTTTTTTACATTTGCTCAAATCGGCAGGCTTTTCCGAACTGAAACTAATTTCAAAAAGCGCAGACTCATTCTTTCGGTATGAAGTTTCATTGAATGATAAAAAAATCGAAGAATTGTATCTTCTTTGCTCAGAGAACAAAATTTTGGTCAGAGAACTTCAAGAATCAGAAGAGTCTCTAAAAAAAATATTCAAGGAAATAACAAACAAATAG